The genomic window TTATCAAACCCTTCAGTAAACACTGTTTCTTCTGAGCCCCTGTGTTGATGCTTATCTCCCCCCATCATAGTAGGATATATTGAAATTGCATGTTTATCACCTTTCCATCTGTAAAGAATGTTATAGGAAAAATGTtattgcacatttacacactgtAAATATGACCACACTTATTTTATGTAGTGAGACTTCCCACTGAAGAATGAATAAATTGAATAGAAGCAGTTGTCTTTTTGTAACACAATATGGAGTTTatagaaggacagaagaagcACAAATTACACAAAACCTTTATTAAATATTGTTTCAAATCCAGTGTTGtgctgataataaaaaaaacaaccatgaaCACATTTGCTGGATTCGgtttaaaaacatgcagaatCATTTGGACGGGGCTGAAACATTTACTAGTGTTTTGGATGGATCCCACCTCCATAATAAGTGCTATAAATATGCTTGTTGAACTCGACAACCAGTCTttgatatgattttttaaagattcGTACATAGGAACATTTCACATTGTGTGCCAATGAATAAATGCACACACTGACCTCCATTAGATAAAACATTGTGTACAGAATACAGGAgaacaagggagggaggaaacattCTACAACCTTTCCAGTGTCTTATCTTATAAAACATGCAGCGTCAGTCGCTTGGGCTTGATGATGCAGTGCTCTTGCTGTCTGTCTCAGAGTCTGTCTCCTCGCTGCCGCTGTTTGCTGCTCTTTGAGCTCCTGGTCTGGACCTGGATGTCTCCATCCTGCCTAGAGGCTGTGATGCTCCTCTGCTCATCAGGCTGTTTGATGTGTTCTGGCCAGGCGTCGGTCCACTCACTGATGGAGAGCTGCTTACTAATGTAGGGATGCTCTGCAGAGAGGAAAATTACTGCCATAGTCAGTCATCTCAACAGATCCTTTTAAGCTGTGTCGTCTACTTTACCTTACAGTTTTAcaaagtttacatttttaaaaagtctttaaaaactcagcaaataaaaaacatcagaaGAGTCTTTGGATAACTTAGAGATGAAGATGGAACGCACCACTGTTTCCTGACTCCTCATCAGCTCTTTGATTTCGTCGCTCCAGCCGAGCATTTCCGCAAATCTCCGGACTGTAACCTTCAGGTCACCCAGTTCCATGTGGTCTCCTCTCCGCAGTGGGACCTTCTCAAATGGACCCACAGCGCATCGGTTCAGGAGGAGACGTGGCACAGTGGAGCGAACCGTATTCACCAGGCTGGCAAACGGTTCAATCTATAAAACATTGAATTTTTGTTCAGATACAACTGAACCTAAGATTTACTTGCCCAAGAAAccaattttaaataatgaagACATATTGAAAATGGTTTGTTTACCTGTAAAGACGTGCCCATAATGATTAGCAGGTCTGCTTTGGGGAAGTCTTGTGAGTGGAGGAAGTACTTCTGGGGAAGGTCCTCTCCAAAAAACACAACGTCGGGTTTGACTGTTGCGGCGCAGAATGTGCATATTGGGACGTTGTCATTTATTATGGCTTGCTGTGAAACAAACATCAATGAAGGAAGCATTACACTGGCATCAAATTTAGTGAGGCACTGTATTGAAATTTTAATGGTTTCAGATCACAGGACTAAGCCTACCTTAGCCTCCTCAGCAGGGTACGTAGTGTAGCACAGGTGACAGGAAGCTGTGGCAAAACTACCGTGAGCTTCCACAAGTTTGGCATCTGGAATGCCACAAACTGTGAGGATGGTTAGTGAAAATCATTAAGGACATTCAAACAGGGTAATCCAATTCAGCAAACACAGCACACTGTCACTGGTTGGATAGCTAGAAGTCAATTTGAATACCTGAAAGTGTCAGAAGTGCACAACTACTGGTGGTGtaaaagagaaacactgaacacaTATTTGTTATGTCTGGGTGGTGCGTTCAAGGACTAAATGTTCATAAGAATGCTGGATTGTTGTCAAATGAAAAtcatgtataaaaaaataaacttttcatgaaatgagaaaaaactgCTTGGTTTTCTTCTTTCAGTGGAAACATTCTTTTAGTTTATATAAGGCCTAGAAATCACAAAATATGGAGATACGTGTTTTCTTCCACTGGTTTGGAACAACACATCAGCAGTTAAACAAAACTAGCATCCCAGTATGTGGTAGCCACAACACATTTTGGCATTGTGGTGAAAAGTAAAATTTCAGTTGATTCTTCAACAAATgtcctttcatgtttttgttattttagtcCAAAGTTCTAAATGTCCCACTGCATGTTCTGGCATGCGTCTCTCCTGCAatgatgtttcatttttttctggctGATTTCTTTTGTTCCTTTTAACTTTTCACTCACCTTTCTCCAGTCCGTCAATGTTTTGCGTGTACATTCGGAGAAGCAGGCCTTTGTGATGAAGCATGCGGATGAAGTAGTGTATGTAGTTGGGCCTGTGGCCGCCAGGATACAGCACCTTGGCCAGAGAGAAGAAAGGCTGTGGGTCGTTGGAGAAGTAGTCGATGTTAAAAATGGCTTCTGGGTAAGGGATGTTGTACTTCTCCAAGTTGGCGTAAAGACCTGTTCCTGGAGTTCTGAACACGGGAAAGTACAATCATCTTTACATGTTCATTTGGAGCATTTAAGTGTATTAAAGAGCAGCAAACAATAAGTGTCCTTCTCAAGAATTGTTCCCAGGAATTAACAGCTCCTTAGACACACTTAACCAAGGAAACCAGAGCCAGTGTTTAGAAAAGGAACTGAACAGAGCACAATGGAAATATTCAAGGACTCATATCATAGAAGAAGTAGAGATGAAGAGGGGGCGGCAGAGACCGACCTGAAGTCTGGTATGCCACTGGCAGTGCTGATCCCTGCTCCGGCCACCACCACCACGTTCTTACAGCGGCCAAGCTTCAACAGCCGTGACACAGAGGCAAGACCACCCTGGGATCTGGACCCAGAGGGCTGAGGGCCTTTGGACATCTTTCCTTTACTGGAGAGGATGCCAAGAAAGGgcacatgaaaacatttctcTCCTATGAACAACATCTAGAGGCAGAGCCAGAATGATTTCATATTGAATAGTCTAATGTTTCCTCACCTTGTAGGAACGCCGTCCTGTCCACTCACACTCATCTGGCTGAGGTCCTGGGCCAGAGCCGAGTCTGTCTGCTTCTTGCGCTGCTTTCCATATGGGCTGGGCCCAGAATCTTGGAGCTCTGCAGGGTCGCTGTGCCTGGTCTGGGAGCTGAAGCTGCGGGTTAGCCGA from Scomber scombrus chromosome 6, fScoSco1.1, whole genome shotgun sequence includes these protein-coding regions:
- the si:dkey-103i16.6 gene encoding NAD-dependent protein deacetylase sirtuin-3, whose product is MNRSRSSCDKKAPQPPVTRLTRSFSSQTRHSDPAELQDSGPSPYGKQRKKQTDSALAQDLSQMSVSGQDGVPTSKGKMSKGPQPSGSRSQGGLASVSRLLKLGRCKNVVVVAGAGISTASGIPDFRTPGTGLYANLEKYNIPYPEAIFNIDYFSNDPQPFFSLAKVLYPGGHRPNYIHYFIRMLHHKGLLLRMYTQNIDGLEKVCGIPDAKLVEAHGSFATASCHLCYTTYPAEEAKVAIINDNVPICTFCAATVKPDVVFFGEDLPQKYFLHSQDFPKADLLIIMGTSLQIEPFASLVNTVRSTVPRLLLNRCAVGPFEKVPLRRGDHMELGDLKVTVRRFAEMLGWSDEIKELMRSQETVSIPTLVSSSPSVSGPTPGQNTSNSLMSRGASQPLGRMETSRSRPGAQRAANSGSEETDSETDSKSTASSSPSD